One genomic window of Eleginops maclovinus isolate JMC-PN-2008 ecotype Puerto Natales chromosome 12, JC_Emac_rtc_rv5, whole genome shotgun sequence includes the following:
- the adra2b gene encoding alpha-2B adrenergic receptor, with amino-acid sequence MALVPENGCSLELSGWNSSTSSAGASVPCNQSILKLAPYSPEATAVFATAITLMVVFTIVGNIMVIIAVLTSRSLRGPQNLFLVSLAAADILVATLIIPFSLANELLGYWYFKSLWCEIYLALDVLFCTSSIVHLCAISLDRYLSISRVTYGRQRTPKRIKAAIVVVWLISAIISFPPLLSLNKREAGEEGTERGPQCQLNDERWYILYSTIGSFFAPCLIMILVYIRIYQIAKQRTRCPPGEPRKDGVGCATPSQTPRHVQANGKDDEESTPPSSNKTSRARPPTLAITPSPSSGDTQTSPNPTSNNLLQPPSPSLAMTPVTTSLETSPRGPLTPSSVPLSAPANTKEKGKKGKKQGGKKADNNNGDSSSTESDMEHSHGGGRGSASMPGSPAGGGFHSPATVKRYQDMMATSKGARLVPRRKSKTENNPGAARRKAMVNREKRFTFVLAVVIGVFVVCWFPFFFSYSLQAVCPETCAIPDPLFTFFFWIGYCNSSLNPVIYTIFNKDFRKAFKKILCSTTKGTFF; translated from the coding sequence ATGGCCTTGGTTCCGGAGAACGGCTGCTCGCTGGAGTTGAGCGGCTGGAACAGCAGCACGAGCAGTGCCGGTGCCTCCGTGCCCTGCAACCAGAGCATCCTGAAGCTCGCCCCTTACTCCCCTGAAGCCACAGCGGTATTCGCCACAGCCATCACCCTAATGGTCGTCTTCACTATCGTGGGGAACATCATGGTCATCATCGCGGTGCTGACAAGCCGATCCCTCCGAGGACCCCAGAATCTGTTCTTAGTGTCACTGGCTGCTGCAGACATTTTAGTGGCTACACTTATCATTCCATTTTCTCTGGCCAATGAACTGCTTGGCTACTGGTACTTCAAGTCTCTGTGGTGTGAGATCTACCTGGCACTGGATGTGCTTTTCTGCACCTCCTCCATTGTGCACCTATGTGCCATCTCCCTGGACCGCTACCTGTCCATCTCCAGGGTCACATACGGGCGCCAGCGCACTCCCAAGCGCATCAAAGCTGCTATTGTGGTGGTGTGGCTCATCTCTGCCATaatctccttccctcccttgCTCTCACTGAACAAACGTGAGGCAGGGGAGGAGGGGACTGAGAGAGGACCCCAGTGCCAGCTGAATGATGAGCGCTGGTACATCCTTTACTCCACCATTGGCTCCTTCTTTGCTCCATGCCTCATCATGATCCTGGTCTACATAAGAATCTACCAAATTGCCAAACAGAGAACACGTTGCCCCCCAGGAGAGCCCAGGAAGGATGGGGTCGGCTGTGCAACACCAAGTCAGACTCCACGACATGTCCAGGCCAATGGGAAGGATGATGAGGAAAGCACACCGCCGTCATCCAACAAAACCTCTCGTGCCAGACCCCCCACCCTCGCCATCACCCCGTCCCCTTCCTCAGGAGACACTCAAACCTCCCCCAATCCCACTTCCAATAATCTCCTGCAACCTCCATCACCTTCTCTAGCCATGACCCCTGTCACAACCTCCCTTGAGACCTCTCCTCGTGGCCCCTTAACTCCCAGCTCTGTGCCCCTGTCTGCCCCTGCCAACACTAAAGAGAAGGGGAAGAAGGGCAAGAAGCAGGGTGGGAAAAAAGCTGACAATAACAATGGTGACAGCTCAAGCACAGAGAGCGACATGGAGCACAGCCATGGAGGAGGCCGAGGCAGCGCCAGCATGCCAGGGTCCCCTGCAGGAGGGGGGTTCCACTCCCCGGCCACAGTCAAGCGCTACCAGGATATGATGGCAACTTCAAAGGGGGCTCGGCTGGTGCCGCGGAGGAAGTCAAAGACAGAGAACAACCCTGGAGCAGCGAGGCGCAAAGCCATGGTCAACAGAGAGAAACGCTTCACCTTTGTTTTGGCGGTGGTCATAGGTGTCTTTGTGGTGTGCTGgttccccttcttcttctcctacTCACTGCAGGCAGTGTGCCCAGAGACATGTGCCATCCCTGATCCACtcttcacatttttcttctgGATCGGTTACTGCAACTCCTCACTTAATCCAGTTATATATACCATCTTCAACAAAGACTTCAGAAAGGCCTTCAAAAAGATATTGTGCAGTACCACCAAGGGTACATTCTTTTAG